The Astatotilapia calliptera chromosome 4, fAstCal1.2, whole genome shotgun sequence genome segment TTGTGGTGTTTTAACAGCAGCTGCTAAAACACCAACATCGTGGCTTCATCAAGGCCACAGTGGCTGTGGGCAACATTTTACACCGTCTATGTTCAAAGATCACTTTAAATtgtacaaacacacaacagTACACAGATGTGAAAAACAATTCTTTTAATGTTAAACCAGTTACAAGTGCAACTTTGATCATCACATCCCACTGTTTAACAGCCTCAATCTTCAAATatgcttttaaatgtaatattaaaCAGCGTCTTTtcccacacccaccaggccatTACATCTTCTTCCTGTAataacagactttttttttttgtaatcattATTAAGTTTCTAGATCATGAGACCCAGTGTTACACCATAATGTGAAGTTTTGATGTGCAGAAGTGTTTATTTctaatacaattttatttttattttttgaaaataataCGCATTATGGTATTAACAGTGTAAAATACAGCACAAACTGCAGCATGACATAAATGAGCTATGGTTCCGGGATAAATGGGAGGCAAAATAAGCAGCCAGGCACAGCTCATAATTTAACCACGACGTGTCACCTCTTCACTTCAGACTGTCAAGCAAGTCACAGGCTACAACCAATCGTTGCTGAGGAAAGGTGAAGAGGTCTCCATCAATGTTAAGAAGGGAAAAGTAAAGAATAATCGCCACAACTTGAATTTTGATTGCTGCTATGCCTGAAGACGTGTACTGAAGATTCAAATGAGTCATTCAGTCTCAGTAACTTAGATATTCACAAACTCCAAGCTATTGCAGCAACACATATCCAaaccaccccccaaaaaagttaaTCCtagtaatattttaataaagaaacacaaacataaaaacctaaaaatgcGACACCTTGTCAAATCCCACTCTGAAGCCAGCAAATTAAAGAACTCAAGTAAGGCAGCATCAGCCTTACTCCAAATAAAGACTAGAATTCATTAAATACGAGGTACAATTATTCATGTTCAGCCTTTACCAACCCCGTGGATGACTGACAGTGTCGTGACAAGTCCGTCAGGTATCTCTGTGGGGTCTTTTGTGTAATTATCAATTTATCTAGCATGCGTTCGCCGATTTCAGGACAAAATGAACCACTTTGAAGCACCCTCACATTTACACCAAGGGGGAATCCGTGTTTGAAATTGTTTACGCCCAGCTGAAGATCGGTCGTCGGCAAGGCAAAACTTCACCCGCTGAGGCATCACTTCCCAAAAATTCAACCCCTCCCTTCGACCCCCTGTGTGTCCCTCTCGTTTCCCCCGCCTCTGAGCTCACTGTACAGCCTGCTCGTTGGCTGTGCTGCCTGAATCCTGGGGCTTCATGACGTCGGGGAGCTCAGGGGGAGTGGAGAAGGGCTCAATCCTCAGCTGCTCAAAGGAATCATCTGGGAGAACGACAGAAAgttaaaacacagagagagacaaaagagACATTAAATTCTGGAAAGAGATCAAAGTAACATGAAAGGAGATCCAAAGAAATGAATAATTTTGTATCCAGGGGGacctgaattttaaaataacagtttttaaaacGCCAAAAAGTcacaaagtgtttgttttggaCAACTAGACCAATGTTGAACACTGAATAAgttaaaaagtattttccttcttccactggaaaaaaaatggcaTTTCCTGAgtgacaaagaaaaactctttgaaaagcTCTGGCAATCTTTTCTGGCAACATTcccatttttcctgttttcacttGTATTTTAAGACCATCTCCCGGCAGTCGGTTTCTCTCAGAAAACTCCCAAACCTGCACGACTCTTAAACTTTACCATGAATAACTGGAATACACGGATCAGTACGTTTTGTACGTTGAGCCAACTTTGCCCAATTTGCCAGATTGTCTATGAAATGCACACACAGTACACACTCCAAATACAATTTCAACCCATCTGGCGGCACAAACTGGCAACCCGATTCAAAGGATGTGCCTTGCCAATCTCTACACAGACACCACAGCTgagttctaaataaattacCTCTTTTTACCATTTCATCTTTCTTTACTACAAAGACGCAGTAAAATCGCAAGACATAAACAATGATGAGTTCAGCCACATATGTACCcatttcagtgtgtgtgacacAGGGTGATTGACTTTGCTAAGTTGGACACATTTACCAAACCGAGCTTCCAGAGTTAATAACACATAATCAAAaacttgtaaaaatataaacgccTCTTTCCAACTGTAGACAACGAGTTGCAacaattttctttaaaagctgGACAATTTAACAGAAGTGGTTATAGCTCACATTTGGCTTGAAAGAGGATAACATATTACAATAACTTACAGTTCAAACAGCAAACTATGACTAGCTTTGCTTACCCATTAGTTGTGGTGGGAACATATCCTATTAAAGTTATTCAGGAAAGTACTTAAAGCCTTTACATGCTGGGCGTGAAAGATTCTTGCGAGCATTTTGGTGCAGCCAGTCCCACCGACTGCGTAATTTTATAGTACTAATTTTTTGGGATCAAGCTCAATTTTTATCATGTGAATGAACAGGCGTCACCAATCAGACCACTGCAATTACCAACAAGTGTGCTTGTAGCTCCAAATGTACACCGATACTGAATACACAAATAGTAACATAATACAATTTCAGCTCAGACACAGCTAAACGCCGTTAGTCGGCTCTCTGAAATGATTTCTTTGCCTCCTCAGATGTGGTCCCAACTCTGCCAACAAGGGTTCAAACTGCCCCACTGACATCGTGATACAGCTTCAACTCCTGTACCAAACcatgaaattctgccttcttaTCGGAACTGGACAAACCTGGAATCTCCGGttcttcattttcttgtttaaaaacagcagaaccAGCTCATCTTTGCTTGATGCagactcatttttttttttagtagtacATTCTTTTGAGGAcaaatttttcacaaaaagcaacattttgGATATGTGCATGTACGttaaaccagcggtccccaaccttttttgcgccacggaccggtttatgttcGACAATCTTTTCACGAGCCgccctttaaggtgtcgcggataaatacaacaaaataaaaccagtaccggtacccaaaaaaaaagaaaaaaaaaaaaaaagaagatttattcataacacacgagaaaagacccagggaaaccgagttaactataaaaaaaataacgttaaaaaaccctgaaaaccacaaaTTTCACACCCAAGCATCAACTTGCGGTATgataccaaacgactcacggtcTGTGGCCTGATATATATGCTACAACAGAACTACAAACTCCcagattttgaaacttaaatgtTGGTAGGTATGTTTTTGGAACTTTAGAGATAATTTGGATTGTATAGCGCATCGATGTGACAAGTTGCTTAGTGTAAACCAGAATCCAGAATGTAGAATTTGGCtgttatctttttttccctaaaCCTGAGTTCAGATCAAGCGAATAAGCTCACAGTAAAATCTAGTATTGAGGTGGGTTAGAAGATGAACTACTCACCACTCAGACGAAACGCTAATCCCACCGTGGCCGGGGCCTGAGGCCGGGCTGTCTGATTTGTGAAGCCGCAGTTTCCAAGAGTTTGACTGTCATTAAGCAGCACGTCATCCTGAAGAAGAAAGAGTTAAAAGAAGCAGACATCTTCAGAGATTTGCAGGATCAAGTTTGCAGGACAGACTGTTTTGTAACAAAGCGAAAATGGCGAGGCCTTGTTCTCTGATGTGAAGACTGCTTGTACTCAACAAAAAGCCAAAGTttgaggaaaggaaaaaaaggaagccCAATGATGTGTTCAGATAGAACCTGAACCaaagtaaaaatatttaaactttgtaaaaactttgattttttttttttttttttaaatgaaagattaGACTTTCCTGACAAACTGAAATGGAGGACAAGCTTTTTGTAATTGACATTGACTCAACTTCACTTTTACATTGagaggggaaggggggggggggggggcttgagGAAATGTAGGACTTCCTTCTAatttctgaaaatatgttaCTGTCACTTGATTTCAGTTATAAATTATAAGTTTGCTCCTGTCCGCTGACTGCTGGGGCTAAACATTCAGGGGAGACTTCaagtaacaaaagaaaactttgaTTCACGTTTTGTGAGAACAGCTTTGTCAAGTGAATAAAGGACAGGTATTAGAGCTCCAGCTATTATTTTGATTAACAATCTTTTTTTGAGACATTGCTTAGAGTATAAAAttgtaaggttaaaaaaaatactattaacaAGGTTTCCAGGTAATTTATTTCACCTTATAAAGCCTCTGATCTTCAGGTGGCCTCTTTAAAATGCCCTCCACGATGCGCTTCAGTTCGTAGACTGTGGTTGACTCTTTGGCATCTGTGAAGATGGTCGTCTTGTGACGTCGGATCATTAGAAACACATCCTGCAGTGAGAtgaagtgacaggagaaaatcagaTAGTGATGATAGTGATAAACACTGTAACCCTGATTCTCAGAAACACACGTCCTGTCTTACTGAATTAAGCTCAATTCTGTTTTCTGAGCATTTATATCAGATACTGCTCATCTCTGTTGAGCCTACAGAACGTATCCAGTGCCATCACCAGATAGATTTATCACGTGAGAAAAAGCTGGTTAAAGTTtgagcaaaacaaacagacggtAGATGGGCGTTTATAAACTGAAACAGTCTCTGCTTAACCAGGTTATTCTGTGTGGGAACACTTTGGTAACTTTATGAGTAAGCCAAGTCACTTCTCTACACCTCACGTTTTAAATAGCCGCAGTGACACATAGCTTAGCTAAGGCAGTTTTAACCAAAGCTTCAGCCATCTGTTAACGCCAGCTGTAGCGGCTTCCTCGATCAACTGTTTTCACAGACTTGAACTATAAAGTTGACAGTTTGTGTTTCAACTCCTCTAACTTTTAAAACAAGCCCCGCTCACGCTAAACAACCATTTTTTATCTAAGTTACATACATGgcagcattagctgataactttAGCCAGTTAGCTTTTGTGCGGCTAGATGGCTATTTGAGCCACAAAAATTTGGATGATTTATCTCGAACAACAGTCAGTTCGTTCACATTGATCGGACCCCACTGTGCTTAACTTGCTATCAACTTGAAGAGTATAGCGCAACGAGCCACCATGAGCTACTGTATTGACTAACGCAGGAGAAGCTAGCCAATGCTAGCAAAGGTTAGCTAAACAAAGACATTCGTCTCTGAGTGATTGCTTTGTGACCAGCTTAGCTGCTCAAATCAGGCATTTTACCGCTCTGGGGAGGGTTTGCCGGCTGACCTAAAGTCGGTTTTTCGTAGTCAACAGGCCACTATATTCTGTATGTGTTTTCCTCACTCACCATTTCTTGCGGTTGGCTGCACACAGTGGGGAGAAAAACTGCACTGCACAACGACAACTATGAGCTCAGAGCAGCATCAGACAGCCACCGCTTTAACTCCACCATCCACCAGCTGAGGGCAGCGCGCACAGCGCCGTCACTCTGTGCATGCACAAACTAATGCAACAGGAGAATATCTGTCTGAATGTCTTATTTCTCTTCATAACTGCTTAAATTATCAGAGTTAATCGGAGCTCCCGTTTTATGAAGGATTGCACCACGTTTTTCCCCACACACTGAGACgttttgttttgcaaaagtCAACACGTGAGCATGAATACTGAAACTCTGGGCttaaataaatgtggaaaattaaaatttaaaataaaacaatgcttTTGTTAATTCACAAAAAATCAGAAATTTCCATAGTAAGTGGGGCGAAACAGGAACTCTGCCATTTAACGGTTTAtctgttacttaattactttggtgtagtatgaatgggTGAGGTCCTTATCAGCATGAAAAGTTGTAAATCTTATAAAAGCACGGTTAAAAGCTTAAAATGAGTGCCCTGCTTGAATATTGTTCAAAGCTAACCTGTGGGCCGGGTTGGAGTCATTGCTGGCCAGATTTTGGTCCCTGGGCCTTGAGTTTGATACCCCTGCCATCGATGGTTAGCAGACAGATTAGTAGATGATTTTACAGCTGATAGTTTTAGCAGTCACTAGAgttaaaaatactgtttttagCAGATGAGAATAGTGTTCAAAtacaaaattattttataagtgcaaagattgtgtgtgtgtttatctataaaatatttataattattctGGATATTTATAAATGAACTCATCTATTTTGTTGAGATCTGGGGTAGGTCAAGGAAATCTTAAtttcttttcagattttttctgaTCTCGCAAGAAGCTTCCTCCTTTTGGATTCAACACAAGTAAAGTTTTGTAACATCGACACCTTTTAAACTGTTTCATCACGCCTTCCTTCCCTCAGAGATGAGTGGGATGACTGACCTGACAACAGCTGaggtttggttttctgtcttgaCCCTCAGGAGTCAGCAGTGTCTAAAAACAGTgcgacagaaaaacacacacttctctttactttaaaataagaATAGCAGAAGTGAGTTGTAGGCTCGTCAACTGATTCTTGGAAAACTTGtaaatcagctgtttgtgaaattattgttaaaaaaaaagaagaaagttttactttgtttttttccagtctGGGTCCTCTTACTCCAACAGTCTGAAGACATGCATCGGGTAACTGGCGagtctaaattggctgtaggtgagATTGTAAGTATGAATGGTTGTCCGTCTCTCTGTGTTATCATGCGATAGGCTGGCAACCAGGGTGTACCCCTCTCTCACCTTAAGGTAGCTGAGTTGGCCTCAAGAACCCCCAGATTGGATAAGAATAACATGGATAGTcaataaacaaaaactattcactagtgattaaaaatgatatttaaataaagtttattggcatcttttacctttttacaaacagaaaacatcaaCGATCAGCAGCCTAAACCTTACCAGTGGAGGTGGCTGAACTGCTTGAagtcataaaaataataatgctaTACTGATCAGTCTCCTATGGCTCAGAAAACTGTCTCGCCTTCCTAACCTACATTTAGCTTGTTCCAGTCTCAACACTGCAGACATGCTGCTATATATTTTAAGCAAGACATTTTGCTGCAGTGCTACagcaaaaaactgaattaaaatactACATCCAAAAATACTTGCGAATGAAAAATAGGTGGAGCATCTCAGTGTATCACAGACAAAGTGGAAAATGCTGTCGAAatgcacagcttcatcaacaaaTCCTCTCCACAGAACTCAGTACTAGAACATCCCGGTCCACTCATCAGGGTTTCCACCAGAACGAATACCTCCAGGACTGAACACGTTCTTCTTCCCTGGTTTGCTGCTAAAGCAGCTCCAGTTTGTTTCCAATTAAAGTGacctgaaaataaaactgagacAAGTTGAACATCACTGTTAAGTCagtttaaaacaacacagtGTAGTGTCACTAAAACTGGCATAATATTTTAAGACGTCTCACTGCTGGATTTGAAGTCGTTCAACTGATTTCTGATGCTTGTTAAAAGAACACCTCAATAATCTAACCGAGAGAAAATATAAACCTGAATAATTGCTATAGAAACAGTAATTACCTAATCCCAGTGATATATTCCACAAATGCCCCATATGCTTCACACAGTTCCAAACAACAGTAaaatacagaatattatattacaGTGTGGTGCACAACTCCACATAAAACTCACCGAATAAACTTCTATCTAACCACAAAGGCACTCTCTCGGATCTTGGAAAGTGGAAACTGTGAAAAAATGGATTACACAGAAAGTCATTTTACTTTACCTGTAAGATTTATTAAAGATTTATTAGAACTCAAATTTTAAAACCTACACTTACATCCAGTTCTCTGGGGAATTGAACAGGCTCTATTCCCTTACAGCAGAGCACTGAGAAAGGCCTCTCCTCGGTCTCTGAATGCTCTTTGAAGCACAGACTGAACACTTTGGCAGGCAGGTAAACATCCCAGTCAGCTGCATGCTCCTCTATTAGATCGTTCACCATCCTGTTTGATTAGGAACATTACAGCACTGAGATGTTACTATCATGACAGAACATCCAGGTATTATGCGCCGATTGTTTGTAATAACAGTTTGGTCCACAGGTGCcagatattttatatttttggtgTTATTTATTCCCTTTTATCTCAttgagaaaaaaacataaatactaTTATAAAAGACAACTACATCATCAGCAGAAAATTGTTGTTCAAATATTCCTTTAGCTCCCAACAAAACAAGTACTGAGAATCCACAGAGAGTTCAAAATTGTCCAGACTCTTTCAGCTCCAATAAAATGAGCGTGACCgctgtttcaataaagtttcaTGTCCAGACATCCAAAAGTAAAGAAGAGCTA includes the following:
- the LOC113020323 gene encoding elongin-B isoform X2 — its product is MDVFLMIRRHKTTIFTDAKESTTVYELKRIVEGILKRPPEDQRLYKDDVLLNDSQTLGNCGFTNQTARPQAPATVGLAFRLSDDSFEQLRIEPFSTPPELPDVMKPQDSGSTANEQAVQ